CAGACAGCTTCCGTCATGGGGGCCTTCCAGCGCGGCACGCAATCCGGCCGTCGTTCCACCAATGCACGCAATGAAGGGCATGAGGTTCAGTGAACTACGATCTGTCGTGGATGCTTGACAGTGCTCTGGAATTGCCCGAAGCGCAGCACGCCATTCTCGTCTCCGCCGACGGCCTGCTCATGGCCCGCTCCAAGGAAGTCGGCCGGGACCACGCCGACACCGTCGCCGCCGCGATGAGCGGAATGCAGTCGCTGAGTCGTACGGTCGCCGATTTCTGTCATGGCGGTGCAGCCCCCACCGGCCGGTCGCAATGGCGGCAGACGCTGGTCGAGTTCGACCACGGCTGGGTCTTTCTCATCTCGGCCGGCGAGGGTGCGTATCTCGCGGTTTCGGCTTCTCCTGATGTCGACATGGCGGAGATCACGTTCCGTATGCAGCAGCTTGTCGGCCAGCTCGGTAAGGCACTGACCAGTCCGCCGCGCGAGAGGGCTGACATTCAGTCATGACCACCGATGACGAGCCGGAGCTGGAACACGAAGCAGCGGAATTAGTACGGCCGTACGTCATCACCAACGGCCGAGATCTTCTTGACGGCAACGAATTCTCGCTGATCACCCTGGTCACCGTGCAGGCGGAACCGCCCAGGACGAAACCCCTCGATCCGGAGAAGCTGCGTCTGCTGGAGCTGTGTTCGGGGGGTTTTCTCTCGATCGCCGAGATAGCCGGGCACACCCGGCTGCCGGTGGGTGTCGTCAAGATTCTGGTGTCCGATCTCGCACGGGAGGGCCACCTGTATTCGCGTGCGCCCATACCGAGCGCTCAGCTTGTCGACCGGCAAATCCTTGAGGAGGTGCTGAATGGGCTCCAGGCTCGCTTTGGATGACGGCGTGTACTTGCGCAATTCAGTGCAGACCGCGGCGAAGATCCTTGTGGTCGGACACTTCGCCGTGGGCAAAACCACATTCATCGGGACCATGTCCGAGATTCCTCCGCTGCGGACCGAAGAGGTAATGACGCAGGCGGGGGCGGGAATTGACGACCCCACAGGTGCGCCCCACAAGACGACGACCACGGTCGCCATGGACTTCGGGCGTCTCACGCTCAGCGAGAAGCTGGTCCTGTACCTGTTCGGAACGCCCGGCCAGCAGCGCTTCGTTCAGGTGTGGGAAGACATGACGCGCGGCGCGCTCGGGGCGCTGGTCCTCGTCGACCCCCAGCGGCTCGACGAGTCCTTCCCTGTCATGGACCTGGTGGAACACTACGGAATCCCCTACGCCATCGCGGTGAACCGCTTCGACGGGACCCCCACGCATTCGCTCGACGAGATCCGGGAGGCGCTGGACCTCCTTCCTGAGACGCCTGTCGTCAACTGTGACGCACGGGACCAACGTTCCTCGGCGGATTCGCTGATCGCGCTCGTCCGTTATCTACAGTCCCGCCTCAACTAGGAGTTCAGGCATGCAATCTCACTCGGAATTCCAGGGCCCCCCGCCCGGCTGCCCCGCACACGCCGACGGTCAGCGGACTCCCTTGCACGGGCCGGAATTCGCCGCAGCCCCCGAGGCCTTCTACGAGGCCCTGCGGCAGCACGGACCCAGCGCGCCGGTCGAGCTCGCCCCCGGGGTGGAGGCCGAACTCGTCACGGACTACGCCGCGGCGCTCCACGTGCTGCAGAATCCGGACACCTTTGCGCGTGATTCACGCCGTTGGCGCGCCCTGAACGAGGGGCGCGTACCCCTGGACAGCCCCGTGCTGCCGATGATGATGTACCGGCCGAATTGTCTGTTCTCCGACGGTGCGGACCATATGCGGCTGCGTCAGTCGGTCACGGCGAGCCTGGGCCGGGTGGACACCCACCGGCTGAGCCGTCATGTCGACCGCGTCGCCGCGTACCTCATCAGCCAGTTCAGCAGCCGGGGCCGAGTGGATCTGGTCGCCGACTACGCCCAGTTGCTGCCGCTGCTGGTCTTCAACGACCTCTTCGGGTGCCCCGCCGAGATCGGTGACCGCCTGGTCTTCGGCATATCGGGCATCTTCGACGGGGTCGACGCGGAGAAGGCCAACGAGGTCCTGACCGAAGCGCTGCTGGAGCTGGTGGCGCTCAAGCGGCGTTCGCCGGGTGAGGACATCACCTCCTGGCTGATGGAGCACCCCTCCGGGCTCACCGACGAGGAGATGGTCCACCAGCTCGTCACCCTGATCGCGGCGGGGACGGAGCCCACGCAGAACATCATCGCCAGCGCGCTGCGGCTGCTGTTGACGGATGAGAAGTACGTGGGCGACCAGAGCGCGGCCGGACTGCTGGTCGACGACGCCATCAATGACGTGCTGTGGAACAGCCCTCCGATAGCCAACTACGGTGTGCACTACCCCGTGCACGACATGGAGCTCGGGGGAGCCAAGCTGCCGGCCGGCGAACCCGTGGTCATCAGCTTCGCGGCCGCCAACACCGACCCGCAGCTGTCGACGGGCCGTCAGATGCTCAGCAAGCGGGCGCATCTCGCCTGGGGGGCGGGCCCGCACGCCTGCCCCGCCAAGGATCCCGCCCTGCTGGTGTCCGTCCTGGCCATCGAGAAACTGCTCAACACCCTGCCGGACATCGATCTGGCCCTGCCCGCGGAAAGCCTGACCTGGCGGCCCGGCCCGTTCCACCGGGCGCTGGAAGCCCTGCCCGCCCGCTTCACCCCGGTACGCCCCGAGCGGCGTCCGTCCGCCGGTCCGGCAACGGGTGGCCGCGCGACGGATAATGCTTCTGGACAGGACAGGAATGAGGTGCAACGAGGAAAGTGGTGGAGCTCGTTCCTCTCTTGGTGGAAGGTGTGACATTCACGACAACGGTTCGGTTTCCATCGGGCGTAAACGTTCAATCACCGGGGTAGTCAGGGTTGGTCGTCCTGGCCTGATGCATTGAATGAAGGAGTTCTCGCAGTGGAATCCGCCGTGATTGCCCCACCCATGGTCACATCCGTGGACCGCCGATCCGTGATAAGGCTTTTCTCCCGCCTGCGCACACCGGAAGGTCAAGCGAATCCGCTGCCGCACTACGCGGAACTCCGATCGATGGGAGATATCGTTCCGGCACCTTGGGGCGGCCATCTGGTGACCTCTTTCGGTCTGTGTGACCACGTGTTGCGCAACAGGTCATGGCTGGTGCCGGACAGTGGCTGGCGGGCCAGGCAGGGTGCGGCGACCCGCTGGATGGCGCCTTCCTCGCAGCAGATGGCCAGCACGCTGCCCGGCCTCAATCCGCCGCACCACACGCGGGCCAGGCGTTCGGTGGGCAATATGTTCGACCGTAAGTGCCTGGATACCGTCAAGGATTCGGTCGAGCGCAATACGGAGGAATTGCTCGACCGGCTGGCAGAAAGGCTGAAGGACGGTGAGGCGGACTTCGGTTCCGTGGTCAGCGAAGAATTGCCGGTGATGACGATAGGGGAATGGCTCGGTCTGCCGACGGCCGATTATCCGCTGCTGCGGTCACTCACCCACGACCAGGTATTCGCCCAGGAATTGCTGCCCACGGCGAGTCAGCTCGCGCAGTCCGACGCCGCGACCCGGACTCTGCGCGAGTATTTCATCGCCTTGGTACGGCAACGCCGCCGGGCGCCCGGAAATGACCCCATCTCGTCGTGGATACGGACCTGGGACGAACTCGAACCACATCAGGACGCCGCGGACGAGGCGGTCTACCGGCTCGCCCTGTTCGTGGTTCTGGCCGCCCTGGAGACCACCTCCAACCTGCTGTCCACGATGGTGTGGCTGCTCGCCGAACACCCCTGGCAGATGGGGTGGCTGCGTGCCCACCCGGAGTGCATACCGGCGGCCGTCGAAGAGGTCTTGCGCTATGACTCCCCGACGCATGTGGTGAGCCGGATCGCCGGCGAGGACACCACCCTCGCGGGAATTCGCGTGGAGAAGGACCAGATGGTGCACCTCATGGTCGGTGTCGCCAACCACGATCCCGCACACCACATCGATCCCGCGCTCTTCGACGTCCGCCGCAAAGCCACCCATCTGAGCTTCAGCGGTGGGATCCACTACTGCCTCGGTGCCGCGCTGGCCCGGCTGGAGGCGACGACCCTGCTGACCGGCGTGCTCCGACGGTTCCCTGCCCTGCGATTGAGCCGTACGCCCGACTGGGCGCCGCGGGTGGCCTTCCGGCGGCTCATGACGCTGCCCGTGGTGGAGTCCTGAGAGCCGTGAGGTAGGAAGAGCGTCGTGATCGACAACTTCAAGACCCTTGCCGTTGCCCACGACGGACCCCTGCTCGACGTCCAGTTGAACAGCCCGGACACCGGTAATGCGCTCGGCGAGCCGATGCTCGACGAACTCCTCACCGTGCTGGGTGCGTTGCACGACAGCCCCGAGATACGGGTGGTGGTCCTCTCCGGCGCGGGAGCGGACTTCTGCCTGGGCGGAGACCGCCGGGAGTTCGCGGAGTCCCTTGCCGCGGACGGCTCGGGAGCGGCCCTTCGCGCCATGGGCAACAAGGCGCGGCGGGTGTGCGAAGCACTCGCCGCCACCAGCGCGGTCACCATCGCCCGGCTGCACGGTGGGGTGATCGGCGCGGGTATCGCGCTCGCGGTGTTCTGTGATCTGCGGGCCGGTGCGCACACCTGCCGCTTCCGGCTGCCGGAGCTCGCGCTGGGCATGCCGCCGGCTTGGGGAGGCGTACTGCCACGCCTGCTGAACGAGGCGGGCGCGGCCAGGATCCGCGAGTTGATCCTGACCGGGGAGAGCTTCGACGCGGCGAAGGCGGTCGAGCTCTCTCTCCTCCACCAGGCCGTTCCGGAGGGCGAGCTCGACGAGGCGATCGCCCGGTGGACCAGACCGCTGGTCCGCAGGTCTCCGGCGGCCCTGCGGACCGCCAAGGTCATGATGAACGCCTACGCGGGCGCCGGCCGCCTTGCCGACGCCACCCTTTTCGACGCGGAGATGCTGACGTCGGTGCTGGCGGCCGCCGGGTCGCAACGGAGCGGTTGACGGGGGCCGGTGGGCAGCGGCGCAGGCATACAGGTGAGGTCCCGCAGGCGCGGTCCCGGGCCGACCCCGTACCCGTCGGGCCCTCGGCAGGCCGCCCGCTGTGCCGCCCGGCCGGCGGCCTGGCTCAGTCTCCGGTGCCCGGCACATCCTCGCGGTGCCGCGCCGCCAGCTCCCGGTACATCGTGGCATTGAGGCGGATGGTCTCGCGCTCCTCGTCGGTCAGCTCCCGCCTGACCTTCGCCGGCACCCCGGCGACCAGGGAGCCGGGCGGCACTTGCATGCCCTGGGGAACCAGCGCCTGCGCGGCGACCAGCGAGCCGGCGCCGATGTGCGCGCCGTTGAGGACCGTGGCACCCATGCCGATCAGCACGTCGTCCTCGACGGTGCAGCCGTGCAGGACCGCGTTGTGCCCGACCGAGACCCGTGCGCCGACGGTCACCGGGAAACCGGGGTCCACGTGCACCGTGCAGTTGTCCTGGATGTTGCTGTCGGCGCCGAGCACGATCGGACCGCAGTCGGCCCGCAGCACCGCGTGGTACCAGACGCTGGCGCCCGCCGCCATGCTGACCTCGCCGAGCACGACGGACGTCGGGGCGGTGAAGGCCTCCTGATCGACCTTCGGCTCCTTGCCGCCCACCGGTGAAATCAATGCCCGTCCCGCCATCCGTGGATCTCCTCGCCGTGATGCGCCGCGCCCACAGCACCGTAGACGACGGCCGCTGCGCCGGGCAGGGACGGCGCCCGGTGGGGCGAAGATCACAGTCCGGCGCGCGGTCCGCCGCCCGGCGGGCTGAGTACGGTGTGCGGGTGCCGATAAACCAGAACGTGTTCTCATCCGTCGCGGCCTGGCGGCGCCGGGCCGTGTCGCGTGCCGTCCACCGCGGCGCGCGCTGGGTGAGGGAAGCCGCGGCCGTCACGGCCGAGCGCCCCGGCCCGTACCGCTTCCGGCGGATCGGTACCGGCACCCGGCTCGCCTATCCGCAGGGCACGGTCTTCGGCGACCCGTGGATCGAGCTCGGCGACCACTGCATCATCGCCCAGGACGTGACGCTGACCGCGGGCATGATGCCGGACCTGGACCTCGGCCCGGAGCCGATCCTCACGCTGGGGAACGGCGTGGTGCTGGGCCGCGGCAGCCATGTGATCGCGGATGTCCGGCTGACGATCGGCGACGACTGCTTCTTCGGCCCCGGGGTCTACGTCACCACCACCAACCACAGCTACGACGACCCCGAGGTGCCGGTCGGCAAGCAGTGGCCGCGCAGCGACCCGGTGGCCATCGGCCCCGGCAGCTGGATCGGTACCGGCGCGGTGATCCTGCCCGGTGCGCGGCTGGGCCGGAACGTGGTGGTCGCGGCCGGCGCCGTGGTCCGCGGCGAGGTCCCCGATCATGCGGTGGTGGCCGGTGCGCCCGCCCGGGTCGTCCGCCGCTGGGATGCTCAGCAGGGCTGGCAGCCGCCGCTGCGCACACCGGCGCCGGTGCCGATCCCCGAGGACGTCACCCCGGACCAGCTGGTCGCGCTGCGGGCGTGGCAGGCGGCGGAGGCCAAGGAGGCGTACGAAGCGTCCTGAGCCGCCGTCAGGCAGCCAAGGCGCCGCCTGCCCCGTGTGTGTCAGCTCCCCGACGCGAGCAGGACCGAGCCGACCACCGCGAGGGAGGCGCCGGCCGTCTGGACCGCCCGCAGCCGTTCCTTGAGGACGCCGAGCGCGGCGAGCGAGGTGACCACCGGGTAGAGGGAGGCGAGCACCGCCGCGAGGGTGACCGGCCCGTTCTGGGCGGCCAGGGCGTAGGTGCCATTGGCGGCGACATCGGCGATCCCGACGAATCCGAGCGCGGGCAGGGCGCTTTGGAGGGCCGGGAGCCCGCCCTCGGGCAGTGCCGGGGTGCCACGCCGCACCGATCCGTACAGGGCGGCGCCGCCGACGGCGACATTGCACACCCGCTGGACGAACAGGGCGAGGAAGAGGCCTGTCAGGGTCGTGGACGCCTCCGAGATCAGCGCCATTACCGCGCCGAAGCCGAGCGCCGAGAGCAGCGTCAGCGCAATCGTCTGGCGGGCCACCGACGCGCCGCTGACCCGCGGGCCGCCGGCCAGCACGACACCGATCACGGCCACGACCATGCCGGCGGCCTGCAGCAGACCCGGCCGCTCACCCGCCACGATCCCGACCCCGAGCGGTACGAGGACCGTGCCGACCGACGCGAGCGGGGAAACCACTCCCATCGGGCCGAGCGCCAGGGCGCGGTAGAAGCAGAGCATGGCGGCGGGCCCCACGACGCCCGCTCCGACCGCGCACCACAGCTGCGGCCCGGCCTCCCGCCAGCCCCCGGTGGCCAGCACCACGACGCCCAGCACCACGGCGGCCAGGGTCTGCGAGACGACCACCACGGTCAGCGCCTGCAGGCGTCGGGTGAGCAGTCCGCCGCCGAAGTCGGCGAGCCCCCACAGAAGGCTGCTGGTCAGGGCGAAGACCGCTGTCATGGTGAAACCTCGCAGTACAGTGAACCGGACGCTGAAGTGCACCACACCGTAGTGCAGTGAAATGTATTGTGGCATCCAATATATTGCCCTTCGACTTGGACGGACCGTGACGGACCTCGACCAGCTCACGCAGTCGCTCGCCCGCAACCTCAAGCACTGGCGCGCCGAGCGCGGCTTCACCCTCGATGCACTGGCGGCCCGCGCCGGGGTCAGCCGCGGCATGATCATCCAGATCGAGCAGGCCCGGACGAATCCCAGCGTGGGCACCACCGTCAAGATCGCCGACGCGCTCGGCGTCAGCATCACCACGCTCCTCGACTACGAACAGGGGCCGCAGGTCCGCATCGTGGCGCCGAGCGAGGCGGTCCGGCTGTGGTCCACCGAGGGCGGCAGCTTCACCACCCTCCTGGTGGGCGCCGAGGCGCCCGGCCCGTACGAACTGTGGGACTGGCGGCTGATGCCGGGCGACAGCAGCGTCTCCGATCCGCATCCGCCCGGCACCGTCGAACTGCTGCATGTCCGTGCCGGCACGCTGACGCTGGTCGTGGACGGTGTGGAGCACACGGTGCCCGCCGGCGCCTCGGCAACCTTCGAGGCCAAGGTCGCGCACGGCTACCGCAACGACGGTACGGAACCGGTCGAGATGACCATGTCGGTGGTCATCCCGCTCGCCGGCTGAGACGGCCGGCCGCCGCTCCGCCAGGACTGTTAACTTGGCGCCATGCCTGTGCCGATGGATGCCTTCGACGAGATCCGGCCCGCCGTGGAGTGCCTGGACCTGCTGACCGCGCCGGTGGCCGACGCGCTGCGCTCCTGGAGCGGATCCGTACCGGTCGAGGAGGTGCGCTTCGTCGACACGGACCCGGCCGTCGCGGACACCGCCCTGCTCGTCGAGCGCCACGGCTCCTGGCTCCTGGAGCAGTCCGCGAACTGCGTGGTGGTGGCCGGCAAGCGCGGCGGCGAGACCACCCTGGCCGCCTGTGTCGTCCTCTCGCACACCCGCGCCGACGTCAATGGCGTGGTGCGGCGTCATCTGGGCGCCCGCAAGGCCTCGTTCGCGCCGATGGACCGGGCGGTCGGTGAGAGCGGGATGGAGTACGGCGGGATCACCCCGATCGGCCTGCCCGCCGGCTGGCCGCTGCTGCTGGACCCGGCCGTCGCCGACATCTCCTACGCCCTGATCGGCAGTGGCAGCCGCCGCGGCAAGCTCATCGTGCCCGGTAAGGCACTGGCCGAACTGCCCGGAGCCACGGTCCTGGAGGGGCTGGCAACCGCCTAGGACCGGCCCGAAGCCCGGTCGTCGAACTCCGTCCGGCCGCTCGGCTGCCCGTCCGCTCAGCCGGTCCTACGGGGTGGACGTGCCGGAGGGCGGCTCCAGCGGCAGCGCGGTGGGGTGCTCGGTGAATCCCCCACGCCGGTACAACGGCTCGGCATCGTCGGTGGCATGGAGGTCGCCCGGGTGATGCCCCGCTCCCAACTCCCGGGAACATCACGCCCGTTCATGGCGAGGGACATCAGACGGCGCGACCGGACCAGCTCGGCGGCGTCCTCGGGCACAGCCGCCCGCATCCGGCTCATGCCCGGGCGCTCACGCATCCGCCGCTCAGCCCCAACGGGGCAATGTCCCTCACGCACCACTTGCGCACGGGGCGGAGGCCCGGCTCGCGGGATCCTTCGATTGGCCGGGGCAGGCGTCCAAGCACCGCAAACAGGCCCCCACAGGCCCCCGGTGTGGCTACGGTGAGTGCATGACCGGTAACGATGGCGACAGTGATCACGTCACTCGGATTCTCCATGCGGCCACCCAGGGCCGCGAAGGGAAGGCCGTCCTGTGTGATCGCTGCGATATGCCCCTGATCTTCACCGGGCGAGAGCGCGCCACCAGCGTGCAAACGCCCATGGTGGTCATCACCGGCCACTGCCCGAACGCCGAGTGTTCCGACGACGGGAGCCCGCACCGGCACCCCGAGGAATGAGCACGGGGCGTCCCAAGCCCGCCGCTCAGCGCAAACGGGGTATCTCGATCGCCGGGCAGCGATCCATCACCATGGCGAGCCCGGAGTCGTGCACCCGGTCCCAGGCCGCCTCGTCGACCACCCCGAGCTGAAACCAGACGGCCTTGGCCCCGACCGCCACGGCCTCGTCGGCGATGCCGCCCGCCTGCTCGCTGTTGACGAACACATCGACCACATCGACCGGGAAGGGAATGGCGGCCAGCGACGGGTACCCCTGCTCACCGTGCACCGTCTCCGCCTTCGGATGCACCGGCACGATCCGCTTGCCGTAACGCTGCAGCACCTCGGCGACGCCGTGCGCCGCACGCTGCTCATTGCCCGACAGGCCCACGACGGCCCAGGTGTCGCCGAGTTCGGTGAGGATCTTGCGGATCGTGCTGGGGTCGCCGTACACGCACTGCCTCCTGCGGGTGGAAGGGTCCTGTGCCGGACAACGGACGGCGGGACCCGGAGATTCCCGTTGCGGGCGATGGCGCGACGGCGCGGCGGTGCGGTCGTGGGGCGCGCCACGACCGGCGCGCGCCGGACGGCAAACGCCCCGCCCGAAGGGGAAGACGGGCGGGGCGGGTCTTCGGTGCCGCGGCTCAGTTGGCGCCGCGGGCCATACCGCTGCCGGCCATTCCGGCTCCGACGGCGGTGCTGCCCTTCGCGGCGCGGGCCGGCTTGCCGATCCCCCGGCCGCTGCCCACCGGCTCGGCCCCACCGGCCCCGGTACCCGGGCGCGGCGCCACGGGCACGGTCGCGTCCCGCGGCTCATCGGCCGTTCCGGACACGCCGGCCAGCATGGCGCGCAGCTCCTCGGTGTCCACCAGCATGCTCACCGGACCGGTCGGGTTGAGGTACAGCGCATGCCCGGGCGGCAGCTGCTCGACGAGTGCGGCCACCGGCCGCCGGTCGTACAGCAGACGGCCCACCGATTCGAGGTAGCTCTGCGAGGTGTAGACAGGGATCACCGGAGTCCCCTCGGGCGAGGCGGCGGCCAGCGGCGTACCGGTCGCGGTCACCAGGACGGACACCTCCGCGCGCACCAGCGCCTCGGAGACGGCCTCTCCCGGACCGTAGCCGGTCGCGGCGAGCTGTAGTGCGCTGTCGACCGCATCGGTCGGCTCCGCCCAGTCCAGCATCTGCGGCGACGGCCGGTACTCCGGATTGTCGCGCCACTCGACGATCTCGCCGGACGCGTCCGAGCGCCACTGCCCGATCAGCGCCCAGAGGGGCGGTGGCCCCTCTCCCTGCCAGGTCAGATCCACCATGGCCAGCCAGTGATCGGGTGCCTGGCGTGCCGCCTCGATGACCTCCGGTGGGGGCTCGGGCATCTCCTCGCCCGTGACGGGAACGCCCGCCGTCATCGCCGACTGTGTGCTCTCTTCCATGCAGCCCTCCGCAAACCCGCCGTTCCTACACGTACGAGCGGGGCCCCGGAAACACGAGGCTCTCGCACTGACCTCACAGTGCCCACGGCCGGGGCGGACGTCGCACCGACGCACCGTGCGGACGGGGTGGGTACGCCGCTCGGCCGTGCGCTCTGCGCCCGTACGGCGGACACCCGCGCCCGTACGGCGGACACCCCAGCGCGGCGCGGTCCGGCCCGGCCGGCCGGTATCCGCATGTCACAGGGGCCGCATAGGCTGGTCCGATGCAGGAGCAGTACCGCACGCTCGCGCGCGAGGGCGTCCATGAGATCGAGATCAACAAGTCCCGCTTCCTCTGCGCGCTCGCGCCCGTCGCGACCGAGGCCGAGGCCCAGGACTTCATCGCGCGCATCCGCAAGGAGCACCCCACCGCCCGCCATCACTGCTTCGCCTACGTCCTGGGCGCCGACGGCGGCATCCAGAAGGCGAGCGACGACGGCGAGCCGGGCGGCACCGCGGGCGTACCGATGCTGCAGATGCTGGTGCGCCGCGAGGTCCGCTTTGTCGTCGCCGTCGTCACCCGCTACTTCGGCGGCGTCAAACTGGGCGCCGGCGGCCTCATCCGGGCGTACGGCGGCGTCGTCGGCGAGGCACTGGACGCGCTGGGCACGGTCACCCGGCAGCGCTTCCGCCTGGTGACGGTCACCGTCGACCACCAGCGCGCGGGCCGGGTGGAGAACGATCTGCGCATGACGGGGCGGGCGGTGCGTGAGGTCACCTACGGGGCAGAGGTCCGGATGGAGATCGGACTGCCGGAGGCCGACCTCGAGGCCTTCCGTGGCTGGCTCGCGGACACCACCGCCGGCACGGC
This portion of the Streptomyces sp. 2114.4 genome encodes:
- a CDS encoding roadblock/LC7 domain-containing protein, giving the protein MNYDLSWMLDSALELPEAQHAILVSADGLLMARSKEVGRDHADTVAAAMSGMQSLSRTVADFCHGGAAPTGRSQWRQTLVEFDHGWVFLISAGEGAYLAVSASPDVDMAEITFRMQQLVGQLGKALTSPPRERADIQS
- a CDS encoding DUF742 domain-containing protein, which produces MTTDDEPELEHEAAELVRPYVITNGRDLLDGNEFSLITLVTVQAEPPRTKPLDPEKLRLLELCSGGFLSIAEIAGHTRLPVGVVKILVSDLAREGHLYSRAPIPSAQLVDRQILEEVLNGLQARFG
- a CDS encoding ATP/GTP-binding protein, which gives rise to MGSRLALDDGVYLRNSVQTAAKILVVGHFAVGKTTFIGTMSEIPPLRTEEVMTQAGAGIDDPTGAPHKTTTTVAMDFGRLTLSEKLVLYLFGTPGQQRFVQVWEDMTRGALGALVLVDPQRLDESFPVMDLVEHYGIPYAIAVNRFDGTPTHSLDEIREALDLLPETPVVNCDARDQRSSADSLIALVRYLQSRLN
- a CDS encoding cytochrome P450, producing the protein MQSHSEFQGPPPGCPAHADGQRTPLHGPEFAAAPEAFYEALRQHGPSAPVELAPGVEAELVTDYAAALHVLQNPDTFARDSRRWRALNEGRVPLDSPVLPMMMYRPNCLFSDGADHMRLRQSVTASLGRVDTHRLSRHVDRVAAYLISQFSSRGRVDLVADYAQLLPLLVFNDLFGCPAEIGDRLVFGISGIFDGVDAEKANEVLTEALLELVALKRRSPGEDITSWLMEHPSGLTDEEMVHQLVTLIAAGTEPTQNIIASALRLLLTDEKYVGDQSAAGLLVDDAINDVLWNSPPIANYGVHYPVHDMELGGAKLPAGEPVVISFAAANTDPQLSTGRQMLSKRAHLAWGAGPHACPAKDPALLVSVLAIEKLLNTLPDIDLALPAESLTWRPGPFHRALEALPARFTPVRPERRPSAGPATGGRATDNASGQDRNEVQRGKWWSSFLSWWKV
- a CDS encoding cytochrome P450, which translates into the protein MVTSVDRRSVIRLFSRLRTPEGQANPLPHYAELRSMGDIVPAPWGGHLVTSFGLCDHVLRNRSWLVPDSGWRARQGAATRWMAPSSQQMASTLPGLNPPHHTRARRSVGNMFDRKCLDTVKDSVERNTEELLDRLAERLKDGEADFGSVVSEELPVMTIGEWLGLPTADYPLLRSLTHDQVFAQELLPTASQLAQSDAATRTLREYFIALVRQRRRAPGNDPISSWIRTWDELEPHQDAADEAVYRLALFVVLAALETTSNLLSTMVWLLAEHPWQMGWLRAHPECIPAAVEEVLRYDSPTHVVSRIAGEDTTLAGIRVEKDQMVHLMVGVANHDPAHHIDPALFDVRRKATHLSFSGGIHYCLGAALARLEATTLLTGVLRRFPALRLSRTPDWAPRVAFRRLMTLPVVES
- a CDS encoding enoyl-CoA hydratase/isomerase family protein, with protein sequence MIDNFKTLAVAHDGPLLDVQLNSPDTGNALGEPMLDELLTVLGALHDSPEIRVVVLSGAGADFCLGGDRREFAESLAADGSGAALRAMGNKARRVCEALAATSAVTIARLHGGVIGAGIALAVFCDLRAGAHTCRFRLPELALGMPPAWGGVLPRLLNEAGAARIRELILTGESFDAAKAVELSLLHQAVPEGELDEAIARWTRPLVRRSPAALRTAKVMMNAYAGAGRLADATLFDAEMLTSVLAAAGSQRSG
- a CDS encoding gamma carbonic anhydrase family protein, which gives rise to MAGRALISPVGGKEPKVDQEAFTAPTSVVLGEVSMAAGASVWYHAVLRADCGPIVLGADSNIQDNCTVHVDPGFPVTVGARVSVGHNAVLHGCTVEDDVLIGMGATVLNGAHIGAGSLVAAQALVPQGMQVPPGSLVAGVPAKVRRELTDEERETIRLNATMYRELAARHREDVPGTGD
- a CDS encoding DapH/DapD/GlmU-related protein; translation: MPINQNVFSSVAAWRRRAVSRAVHRGARWVREAAAVTAERPGPYRFRRIGTGTRLAYPQGTVFGDPWIELGDHCIIAQDVTLTAGMMPDLDLGPEPILTLGNGVVLGRGSHVIADVRLTIGDDCFFGPGVYVTTTNHSYDDPEVPVGKQWPRSDPVAIGPGSWIGTGAVILPGARLGRNVVVAAGAVVRGEVPDHAVVAGAPARVVRRWDAQQGWQPPLRTPAPVPIPEDVTPDQLVALRAWQAAEAKEAYEAS
- a CDS encoding DMT family transporter, whose translation is MTAVFALTSSLLWGLADFGGGLLTRRLQALTVVVVSQTLAAVVLGVVVLATGGWREAGPQLWCAVGAGVVGPAAMLCFYRALALGPMGVVSPLASVGTVLVPLGVGIVAGERPGLLQAAGMVVAVIGVVLAGGPRVSGASVARQTIALTLLSALGFGAVMALISEASTTLTGLFLALFVQRVCNVAVGGAALYGSVRRGTPALPEGGLPALQSALPALGFVGIADVAANGTYALAAQNGPVTLAAVLASLYPVVTSLAALGVLKERLRAVQTAGASLAVVGSVLLASGS
- a CDS encoding helix-turn-helix domain-containing protein, whose translation is MTDLDQLTQSLARNLKHWRAERGFTLDALAARAGVSRGMIIQIEQARTNPSVGTTVKIADALGVSITTLLDYEQGPQVRIVAPSEAVRLWSTEGGSFTTLLVGAEAPGPYELWDWRLMPGDSSVSDPHPPGTVELLHVRAGTLTLVVDGVEHTVPAGASATFEAKVAHGYRNDGTEPVEMTMSVVIPLAG
- a CDS encoding YbaK/EbsC family protein, coding for MPVPMDAFDEIRPAVECLDLLTAPVADALRSWSGSVPVEEVRFVDTDPAVADTALLVERHGSWLLEQSANCVVVAGKRGGETTLAACVVLSHTRADVNGVVRRHLGARKASFAPMDRAVGESGMEYGGITPIGLPAGWPLLLDPAVADISYALIGSGSRRGKLIVPGKALAELPGATVLEGLATA
- a CDS encoding CoA-binding protein, with the translated sequence MYGDPSTIRKILTELGDTWAVVGLSGNEQRAAHGVAEVLQRYGKRIVPVHPKAETVHGEQGYPSLAAIPFPVDVVDVFVNSEQAGGIADEAVAVGAKAVWFQLGVVDEAAWDRVHDSGLAMVMDRCPAIEIPRLR
- a CDS encoding type VII secretion system-associated protein yields the protein MEESTQSAMTAGVPVTGEEMPEPPPEVIEAARQAPDHWLAMVDLTWQGEGPPPLWALIGQWRSDASGEIVEWRDNPEYRPSPQMLDWAEPTDAVDSALQLAATGYGPGEAVSEALVRAEVSVLVTATGTPLAAASPEGTPVIPVYTSQSYLESVGRLLYDRRPVAALVEQLPPGHALYLNPTGPVSMLVDTEELRAMLAGVSGTADEPRDATVPVAPRPGTGAGGAEPVGSGRGIGKPARAAKGSTAVGAGMAGSGMARGAN
- a CDS encoding YigZ family protein codes for the protein MQEQYRTLAREGVHEIEINKSRFLCALAPVATEAEAQDFIARIRKEHPTARHHCFAYVLGADGGIQKASDDGEPGGTAGVPMLQMLVRREVRFVVAVVTRYFGGVKLGAGGLIRAYGGVVGEALDALGTVTRQRFRLVTVTVDHQRAGRVENDLRMTGRAVREVTYGAEVRMEIGLPEADLEAFRGWLADTTAGTARLELGGEAYGDL